Part of the Nicotiana sylvestris chromosome 2, ASM39365v2, whole genome shotgun sequence genome, ttggtcaccaaaatgttccaagaatatttgggaaaaaccatggagaaatttaacatgaagttgaaccccgaaaaatgtgcgtttggagttgcatcaggtaagtttttaggttttcttgtttctaaccaagGAATTGAGGTAAATCCCGCACAGATTAAAGCAATAGAGGAAATCTCTGACGTGCTgacaagaaaaaaagaagttcaaagactaacgggaagaattgcagccttgggaaggtTCATTTCTAAGTCATCAGAGAAGTGTTTCAAATTTTTCTCAGCTCTTAAGAAGCAAGATCAATTTGAGTGGAATGAAGAATGCCAACAAgcacttaggaatttgaaaacATATTTATCAAATCTGCCATTACTTGCAAAACCAAAGGCAGGGGAAAGGTTAATTATTTATCTTGCTGTttcagaagttgcggtaagtgctgttttagtccgggaggaccaaggtaaacaatcccatatctattatgttagtaaatctttgttagatgcagagACACGGTATCCGCAATTAGAAAAACTAGCACTTGCTTTAATTATGGCATCTaaaaaattaagaccttattttcaatgtcatctcaTTGTTATAGTAACTGATTACCCGTTACGTAACATTTTACATAAGCACGAGTtatcagggaggttagcaaaatgggctactGAATTAAGTGAGTACGAAATCACTTATCAActtagaactgctataaaatctcaaatATTAGCTGAttttgtggctgattttagccaagggatgcaattagaagcagaaagaGAGTTACAAGTTTTCAATGGTGCAaacccaggaacttggactttatttacCGACAGCTCATCTAATGTGAGAGGGGCAGGTTTGGGAGTAGAATTGGTACCGCCTACGGGCGAAACCATTCGGGAAGCTATCAAATGTCATTCCATAACTAACAACGAGGCGGAATATgaagctatgattgcaggtttagaattggcacgggAGCTTGGCATAAGTCAGATTATAGTCAAAAGTGATTCACAACTtatagttaatcaaatgctggggacttacacagatagggaggcaaggatgcaacagtacttagaaaaggtacgagaattgataaagcaatttcaaacctggaagGTTGTGCAAATACCAAgagatgaaaatgttgaagcagaCGCTTTAGCCAATCTCGTGTCTGCAGCTGACGTGGCAAACAATGCAAATGCTTCagttatacatttatttcattccgttcttgaacctgataagaatgaggtaaattttaataatttaacttggattggaggaacgaaattgttgcttttttgcagtacgGTACCGTACCTGATGACAAAAGGAAAGCACATGCGCTTCAGAAAAAGGCCGCTCGGTACTATTTAAAACAAAGGAATCTCTAccgtaaaatgttcggtggtcgcTTAGCAAGATGTCTCGGACCTTCTCAAACAGAGTActtaatgagagaaatacacgagggacattgtggaaatcatgcAGGATgaaggtcactggtaagaaccttaattagggcaggttattattggcctaaaatggaagaggaAGCAAAAAGTTTTGTGGTCaaatgtgacaaatgccaaaggtACGGTAGCAACATGCATAGACCAGCAGAGTTATTGCATCCAGTTatagcaccatggccattcatgaaatggggaatggatatcgtaggtccattacCACAAGCTAAAGGACAGGTAAAGTTTCTGCTCGTACAtactgattatttcactaaatgggtggaggcaggagcatttaaacaggtacgagagaaagaagttaaagacttcatttgGAGGAACATAATATGCCGATTTGGAGTACCAAAAGAGATCGTGTGTGGTAATGGTCCACAATTCATAGGAGCCCAAATCACataattttttcaaagttggcaaatcaaAAGGATAACGTCTACACCATACCATCTGGTAATGGGAAAGCGGAATCCACAAACAAGGTCATTATCAATAATTTGAAGAATAGGTTACAAGAATCAAAAGGTAACTGGCCTGAGGTATTACTTGGGGTTTTATGGGCTTATCATACAACTACAAAAACGAGcacaggagaaacaccattttcattggtttatggtactgaggctttaattccagtcCAGATAGGAGAACCAAGTACATGGTTTGAACAAGCAATGGAAGAATCCAATAGTGAAGAGATGCAGGTCAATCTTGATTTACTCGAGGGAAGACGAGAAGCTGTACTAATAtgaatggcagcacaaaaacaagttatagaacgatattacaaccgaagagcacgcctcagatttttcaaaattgtggacttcgtgcttaaaaagtttttcaatctacaaaggCTGCCAATTCTGGAAaactaagtccaacatgggaaggaccatacagagTTCGAGATattgcaggaaaaggagcatatgaattggaaacaatggatgggaAAAtcctaccttcacattggaatgttgtttaTTTGAAGAGATATTACTTCTAAGgaaatacccacggtcaggtatcaccatgttaaatcttatttttgaattattaaggttttactaacaattttagatgctaggcaaaacgCTAACatgtactaaatgatgagtcacgacctgtaaggcaaAATGGAATACACTAAAATTCCTAacccagggttacaattattctgatagaaatacaaacgggttaagcagtcttcatctataatcgcacccccgagtcccgtatgtttttccttttcaggaaaaggaccaagtGAAAGAAATTAACAAGTGCTCGAGGTCttatacttcaacactcaaacacttgggggactacatagtATGCACAGGCACGTGTATGAAGAAGACGAAAGAAGTTATGGAAATTTAAGCTTAGAAGAAGCAAGTGCAAGATAAAAACTATGAAGACATGACATTCATCATAGTGTTCTTTCCCATCAAAACACTCATCATAGTGTTCTTTCCCATGAGAACAATGGAGTCATTTCTCAAATCCTTCCTAATGTTTTGAAGCTAAAGGGATCCAATGTACCCTCAAAACAGTTAGGCTAAAGACCATGTATCaaaacgggttataaggaaaaaccatGTTTCTATTGTTCTtcttttgtaaaaatctgttacaagaaaaacagttacgagaaagctATAGATGtaatttaaatacatgtaaggtgttattcaaaacttgtcaaagttgtttcaaaataaacatgtgtgttcctatttctttcatcatattataacaccattatgaaattgagacgtcttcttcattaagtgtcgaaatataaaagggtcctcttttataaaactcatgttatTAAGTCATGAGAATAATCatgaaagcattttcaaaggataaaaatgcaaTCTATTCACTAAGTTCTTAAAAATAAAGAGGCAAGAATAGAACGAATAGAAGTaataaaaacttcttaatatattCAAAATCTAAAGACTAACTATAAACTTAGTCATCAAAAATGTTTTatacaaatgccccattatgagAACTGGGGACTTTTTCCTTCCAAAAAACCCTTAAAACAAACTAAGGGTTTGATCATCAtcttccaaaaagaaaaaacaaaaacaattatAAAAACTGGTCACTAGGAGGCAGAAGCATCAGAAGTAATGATGCCAACTTCAGAAGGAGTAGCCATAGGCACGGTCTTCAACAacttatctacccaaccacgaaaatcGGGGAAGGGatccacaactcccatggttgctacaaaaaagcagaaggaaataaaatcagaaaaggtgttaaatttaaagaaaagaggTACGAAAGAAGAATAAGACTTACGTGCAAGGTTCCACTTTTCAGGAAAGGAAATATTTTCTTTACCCACCAAACCCACTGTGGGCACAGCAATAAATCGGGCATACCAGCCACTAtttttgtcatcttcagggctcaccaaaaccctTTTACCCCTCGCTACTAAGGTGAAAATACCGTTGCGAAACAGCCTAGGGGGGTAAAGATGAATAAGGTGGGGGAAGGTAAAATCAACACCCGCCTTATTAGCCAAGTATCTCAAACAAACCACAGCTCTTCGTGAATAGTGGAGTCGTAAAAGCCTTGAAAAAAGGCTGCAAAATTGCAGAATAGATAGGAGAATGACACGCGTACGGAGTATTTAATAGAAaagacaattgaagcgtcaatgatgtcatagcattaatggtagcaaaaattccctttttaatgcaatccacttcccaaatatttaattgataaataaataaaaagtggggggactatctgtattgggaaaaatcgaGTTTACATATTAGAGATGACCTGTTGTGACACATGGATCAGTCAAATAGTCAAAGGAACAAAGTTAGCTAAGAGACACAAGCAATAACAGATGCGAGCAAAGGTTGTGGAAGAGGCACGGGCAATTACTCAGAAGATGCAGAGCCCGCACCTATTCAAGACATTTAAAGCACAAAGATCAAAGGTAATTAAAGGAATGAACCTGGTAGTCTATGAGAGACCAGATACAATATTTAATGCgtattaaatactaaaaacgttagagagTATTTGTTTAATATCTGATTGAGTAACATATTATTAAATGACATTCATTACTCATTATTGCCTCATTATAGCTTAAGACAAGGCTCCTAGTCTCAAAAAAACTATAAAAGGGGAAAGAACCAACAATTGTACGACACAAGGAATTATTGGAATACACTTGATTTACTTGTTTTCCTATTATCTTATTCTCAAAAgtcttttctttatattcttttcCGATTATCAGTAACTCATGTTCTTCTTAATTTTTAGCTTTGATTAAAaacctattttttggttaaacagggCATTTTATATAATATGGGGCGAGGCGAAAGCCTTGAGACACGGGGCGTAAGCCCCACAGATCTTTagttttttaaatttataaattaataatatagtattataacacaataaaaatataaaagaaacatTAAAAGTTTAATAAACTAAAAACAATTAAAGAAACtcgtataaaataaaaaatttagcaTGTTTTACAAGTATAAATAATACTATGATATTATTAAAGTTACTATGAAATATAGATTAACTATAACCTCTTAACTTTCAAACAGttaaaaattataatttcttaaaaaataCTATCAAACTGCATATTTCACCTCTTTAAAAGTAAATACTCAATAAATTTTATCAACACTctaatttaaaatattattccttcatgagtaaatataaaattattttaaataataaaataaaaaatgtatgaTAATTTTGAGAGACATAGAACTAAGACGTGAAGATCTATCAAGTAAAGACATAAATTTTGGTCATCTATTTTTTGAAGAAATATTCAAATGATATTTACCCTCAAGATGTTTTAATTAGTAAATATGCAATACTATGATTCGTTATTTGAGTTATTCACAACTTTTATATTCCTATGGATAAAAAGaactttaattatttatttgttaaCGAATTTTAAGAGTCAATGGTGCAAATTAATGAATTCAACGCATGGTTTGTATAAGAACTATTGGGCGAGTCCCGAGCGTTGAGCGATATGTGTGTTTAGGGTGCACAGTCAGGCGTAAGCCTCACAGAATTAAGCCCCACACATGAGTCTCAAGGCGTTTTGATAGTGCCCCGCCCCGGGGCAAGCCCCGAGGCGAGTCTCGAAAAAGCCTTTTAAAACATTGGATGAGACAAATGTTTATTCTCTTTTGAATTGCACAGAATTAAACTGTAACAGTAGTGTTTTAGTGTACTAGATTTAGGGTAAGCGCTTTGcgcatgtgtatatatatatatatatatatatatatatatatatatataagtaagtgttaaatttttaaaattttatatatgtggacgaaaacaatatatacatagTAATTAATATTAAACAAAGATCCAATGTTATTTGTTTTTAGTCctcttatattttcaaaaatatagCTTTTCAACTTGCGACTTTGAATAATTTTGATACAGAGTTTTAATTTTGTGAGttgcaatttttctttttctttttaggtcAAATACTAATAAAATTTACTGGCTTCAACTTTTACAAAATACAATTCCGCCAACCAGAACTTAATTAATTTTGTTGCTAAACTTTGTGACTTTATTGATTACTTCAATTTTTGTACTAATAATCTGTAATTGTAACATTTACCAATTGATGAGATTTCTAAAATTGACCAATTATTTGTTTGGTTGGAGTTACGTTTTTGTTGTTAAACTAAATGTTTCATAACACTAATAATTCATCATCTTTCTGCCTATTTAAAGGCTCTTGAGTCCTTATTACTAATTCTTGAGTCTTGATTACTAATAAATATTTCTTtcgtctcaaattatttgtcgtATTTCTCTATTGCAcgtctttaaaaaaaatactagtTAGAATGAATTTTTGATTATGTCTTTAATATAATCTTTGTTTATTGAACAGTTACTTTGTTTACGTGGCATCTCCATCTTCAAGAATAATTATTACTaagaataaaatagaaaaaaataattaattttatcttaaacttctaaaatgacaacaacaacaacaacaacaacaacaacaacccagtataatcccacaagtggggtctgaggagggtaacatgtacgcagaccttacctctaccccgagggacagagaggttgtttccaggagaccctcggctcaagaaagcaacaagagacactatattagtactatcaatagactcataataaaataacataaaatccataacataacataaaataccataaaataacaaaataacagtaatataagaaatataggaaatacaaGAAAGATGTAAAGTATACTAATAACTaacagataaagcccatcatcagtagctgatcagtagcatcctaagactaactcctaactggctagtctcactctagtgcgctgtagaaatattcacaattttcccctaacctacaaccttaatactcgacctccataattccctgttaagggtcatgtcctcagtaaccctaagtcgtgtcatgtcctgcctgatcacctctccctaatacttcttaggtctccctctacctttcctcgtacccaccacagccagtcgctcacacctcttcaccggtgcatcagtgttcctcctctgaatgtgcctgaaccatctgagtcttgcttcccgcatcttgtcctccatgggggccacacccaccttctctcgaatatcttcattcctaattttatccctccttgtatgcccgcacatccacctcaacatcctcatctctgcaactttcatcttctggatgtgtgagttcttaaccggccaacactcggtctcatacaacatggcaggcctaaccacttcTCTATAAAATTTACATTTCAGTAACGGTGACATTTTCTTGTCACataggactcccgtcgctaacctccacttcatacgccccacccctatacggtgtgtgacatcctcatcgatctccaCGGTctcctgaataactgacccaaggtacttgaaactatccctcttagggatgacttgagaatcaagcctcacttccactcccgcttccgtcggctcggccccaaatttgcactcgaggtattcggtcttcgtcctgctcaacctaaAACCTTTTgactcaagggcatgtctccaaacctctagcctcttgCTGATGCCGcatcgtgtctcgtcaattaggactatgtcatcagcaaatagcatgcaccatggcacctccccttgaatatgatgcatTATGgaatccatcaccagggcaaataggaaagggctgaatgcagacccttggtgcaaccccgtaacaaccggaaaatgcttGGAGTCGCCTCCTtatgtcctaacccgagtcttagctccatcatacatatccttaatcaccctaatgtaggcaaccggaacccctttagcctctaagcatctccataagacctccctaggaaccttgtcgtacgctttctctaaatcgataaacaccatgtggagatccttcatcttatccctgtattgttccaccatcttcctaataaggtggatagcttctgtggtagatcaccccggcatgaacccga contains:
- the LOC138885013 gene encoding uncharacterized protein; this translates as MEEEAKSFVVKCDKCQRYGSNMHRPAELLHPVIAPWPFMKWGMDIVGPLPQAKGQVKFLLVHTDYFTKWVEAGAFKQDNVYTIPSGNGKAESTNKVIINNLKNRLQESKGNWPEVLLGVLWAYHTTTKTSTGETPFSLVYGTEALIPVQIGEPSTWFEQAMEESNSEEMQVNLDLLEGRREAAANSGKLSPTWEGPYRVRDIAGKGAYELETMDGKILPSHWNVVYLKRYYF